A portion of the Kribbella jejuensis genome contains these proteins:
- the secD gene encoding protein translocase subunit SecD gives MTLLVVVVLLFGIMALTKTWKPKLGLDLRGGTTITLTAKPIGDAGKVTADQLNEAKNIIGQRVNGAGVAESDITTSGSNIINVAVPGATKESLVSQVGQTALLYFRIVYSAEATAAPAPTPTTKPTTTPKPSTTPKPSAKVTPSATIKPSTSSTPKGRAWTSALGQATPTPTPTPKASTTPKASTTPSTPAASTDPLKWTPDAAAQAGFAAFKCADKDKQADDPNKPLFSCDKAGQYKYLLGPAIMAGTDLSDASAGIPQNGLQWQVNLKFTGSGGDKFLKATTAISQRGQGNNLFAIVLDGVTISTPSVENPIPGGQAQITGTFTESEARDLANVLKYGSLPVKFEISSVDTVSPQLGGDQLSAGIWAGIAGLALVVVFCFLYYRGLGIVVVLSLVAAGILTGTLVILLGKAIGFTLTLAGIAGLIVAVGITADSFIIYFERLRDEVREGRSLRSSVETGWARAKHTIIAADSISLLAAIVLYVLAIGSVRGFAFTLGLTTLIDLVVVFLFTKPVVTMLARTDFFGHGHKLSGLDPEHLGVERLPGQTKPSARPRRTPSTRKPVGGEV, from the coding sequence ATCACCTTGCTGGTGGTGGTCGTTCTGCTGTTCGGGATCATGGCGCTGACCAAGACCTGGAAGCCCAAACTCGGTCTGGACCTGCGTGGCGGCACCACCATCACGCTGACCGCCAAGCCGATCGGCGACGCCGGCAAGGTCACCGCCGACCAGTTGAACGAGGCGAAGAACATCATCGGCCAACGGGTGAACGGAGCCGGTGTCGCCGAGTCCGACATCACCACCTCCGGGTCGAACATCATCAACGTCGCGGTACCCGGTGCCACGAAGGAATCCCTGGTGTCGCAGGTCGGTCAGACCGCCCTGCTGTACTTCCGGATCGTCTACAGCGCGGAGGCCACAGCCGCCCCGGCGCCGACCCCGACGACCAAGCCGACCACGACGCCGAAGCCCAGTACGACGCCGAAGCCGAGCGCGAAGGTGACGCCGAGCGCCACCATCAAGCCGAGCACGAGCAGTACGCCGAAGGGCCGCGCCTGGACGAGCGCGCTGGGTCAGGCCACGCCGACCCCGACGCCGACCCCCAAGGCGAGTACCACCCCGAAGGCGAGTACGACGCCGTCGACCCCGGCTGCGAGCACCGACCCGCTGAAGTGGACGCCGGACGCCGCCGCCCAGGCGGGCTTCGCGGCCTTCAAGTGCGCGGACAAGGACAAGCAGGCCGACGACCCGAACAAGCCGCTGTTCTCCTGCGACAAGGCCGGTCAGTACAAGTACCTCCTCGGCCCGGCGATCATGGCCGGTACCGACCTGTCCGACGCCTCCGCCGGCATCCCGCAGAACGGCCTGCAGTGGCAGGTCAACCTGAAGTTCACCGGCTCGGGTGGCGACAAGTTCCTCAAGGCCACCACGGCGATCTCGCAGCGCGGCCAGGGCAACAACCTGTTCGCGATCGTGCTGGACGGCGTGACGATCTCGACCCCGAGCGTGGAGAACCCGATCCCGGGCGGTCAGGCGCAGATCACCGGTACGTTCACCGAGTCCGAGGCCCGCGACCTGGCGAACGTGCTGAAGTACGGTTCGCTGCCGGTGAAGTTCGAGATCTCCTCGGTCGACACGGTCTCCCCGCAGCTCGGTGGTGACCAGCTCTCGGCCGGTATCTGGGCCGGTATCGCCGGTCTGGCCCTCGTCGTCGTGTTCTGCTTCCTGTACTACCGCGGACTCGGCATCGTCGTGGTGCTGTCGCTGGTCGCGGCCGGCATCCTCACCGGGACCCTGGTGATCCTGCTCGGCAAGGCGATCGGGTTCACGCTGACGCTGGCCGGTATCGCCGGTCTGATCGTCGCGGTCGGTATCACCGCGGACTCGTTCATCATCTACTTCGAACGACTCCGCGACGAGGTCCGTGAGGGCCGCAGCCTGCGCTCCTCGGTCGAGACCGGCTGGGCGCGCGCCAAGCACACGATCATCGCCGCCGACTCGATCTCGCTGCTCGCCGCGATCGTGCTGTACGTGCTGGCGATCGGCAGCGTCCGCGGCTTCGCGTTCACGCTCGGCCTGACCACGCTGATCGACCTGGTCGTGGTCTTCCTGTTCACCAAGCCGGTCGTCACGATGCTGGCCCGGACGGACTTCTTCGGCCACGGCCACAAGCTGTCCGGCCTGGATCCGGAGCATCTCGGCGTCGAACGACTACCCGGGCAGACCAAACCGTCGGCCCGGCCGCGCCGGACGCCGTCGACGCGCAAGCCGGTGGGAGGCGAGGTCTGA
- the yajC gene encoding preprotein translocase subunit YajC codes for MQLLAVPMASSGGGGITLLLPLILIVGMIWFMSRTQKKQRQRQADTVAKLAPGTKVITTSGLVGIVEETDDDYVTLEISEGVLVQVVKAAIGRVIPEEDAADDPAAADDSTATTADADEAVTAEKVDVPDAGADKAGSKVQDTPKLPPTHTEN; via the coding sequence ATGCAACTCCTCGCCGTACCGATGGCCTCCTCCGGGGGTGGCGGCATCACGCTGCTGCTGCCGCTGATCCTGATCGTCGGAATGATCTGGTTCATGAGCCGCACGCAGAAGAAGCAGCGCCAGCGCCAGGCGGACACCGTCGCCAAGCTCGCGCCCGGCACCAAGGTGATCACCACCAGCGGTCTGGTCGGCATCGTCGAGGAGACCGATGACGACTACGTGACGCTGGAGATCTCCGAGGGCGTGCTCGTCCAGGTGGTCAAGGCCGCGATCGGCCGGGTGATCCCCGAAGAGGACGCCGCCGACGACCCGGCCGCTGCCGACGACAGCACCGCCACCACCGCCGATGCGGACGAAGCGGTCACGGCCGAGAAGGTCGACGTACCGGACGCCGGTGCGGACAAGGCCGGCAGCAAGGTGCAGGACACCCCGAAGCTGCCGCCGACGCACACCGAGAACTGA
- the ruvB gene encoding Holliday junction branch migration DNA helicase RuvB — translation MEDNVRPLVSADAVDLEERKIESALRPRSLAEFGGQRRVSEQLELVLHAARGRKRAPDHVLLSGPPGLGKTTLAMIIASELSAPLRVTSGPAIQHAGDLAAILSGLSEGEVLFLDEIHRMSRPAEELLYMAMEDFRVDVIVGKGPGATAIPLEIPPFTLVGATTRAGLLPGPLRDRFGFTGHLEFYEAAELEKIVNRSAALLEVDITPEGATEIASRSRGTPRIANRLLRRVRDYAEVRADGIITLALSKAALDLYEVDKMGLDRLDRSVLDALCRRFGGGPVGLSTLAVAVGEERETVEEVAEPFLVRSGYLARTPRGRVATPAAWRHIGLKVPKGATFADTLFDEED, via the coding sequence ATGGAAGACAACGTCCGGCCGCTGGTCTCCGCGGATGCGGTGGACCTCGAGGAACGCAAGATCGAGTCGGCGCTCCGCCCACGATCGCTGGCCGAGTTCGGCGGCCAGCGCCGGGTCAGCGAACAGCTCGAGCTCGTACTGCACGCCGCCCGCGGGCGGAAGCGCGCGCCCGACCACGTCTTGCTGTCCGGCCCGCCCGGGCTGGGGAAGACGACGCTGGCGATGATCATCGCCAGCGAGCTGTCCGCACCGCTGCGGGTGACCAGCGGTCCGGCGATCCAGCACGCCGGCGACCTGGCCGCGATCCTGTCCGGGCTCAGCGAGGGCGAAGTCCTGTTCCTGGACGAGATCCACCGGATGTCGCGGCCCGCCGAAGAGCTGCTGTACATGGCAATGGAGGACTTCCGCGTCGACGTCATCGTCGGCAAGGGGCCCGGCGCGACCGCGATCCCGTTGGAGATCCCACCGTTCACACTGGTCGGCGCGACCACCCGGGCCGGCCTGCTGCCCGGGCCGCTGCGCGACCGGTTCGGGTTCACCGGCCACCTGGAGTTCTACGAGGCCGCCGAGCTGGAGAAGATCGTGAACCGCTCGGCCGCGCTGCTCGAGGTCGACATCACCCCGGAGGGCGCGACCGAGATCGCCTCCCGCTCCCGGGGTACGCCGCGAATCGCGAACCGGCTGCTCCGCCGGGTCCGCGACTACGCCGAGGTCCGCGCGGACGGCATCATCACGCTCGCGCTCTCCAAGGCCGCCCTCGATCTGTACGAGGTCGACAAGATGGGCCTGGACCGGCTGGACCGGTCGGTGCTGGACGCGTTGTGCCGACGGTTCGGCGGCGGACCGGTCGGTCTTTCCACGCTGGCGGTTGCGGTCGGCGAGGAACGTGAGACCGTGGAGGAAGTAGCGGAACCCTTCCTGGTCCGATCGGGCTACCTGGCCCGGACGCCGCGCGGCCGCGTCGCCACGCCCGCGGCCTGGCGGCACATCGGCCTGAAGGTTCCCAAGGGCGCGACCTTCGCGGACACGCTCTTCGACGAAGAAGACTGA
- the ruvA gene encoding Holliday junction branch migration protein RuvA, which produces MIAFVRGPVAAIGVDSAVVEVGGVGLQVYCDPGTLAGLRPGQEARIATSMVVREDSLTLYGFADDDAKNLFELLQTASGVGPKLAQAALAVLSPDQLRQAVATEDLAVLVKVPGIGKKGAQRIVLELKDKIGAPSKTVTGRPLQAQEAWRDQVQAGLVGLGWSARDAEDAVTAVSPLAADNPNPSVPDLLRAALRVLSKA; this is translated from the coding sequence ATGATCGCCTTTGTACGTGGACCGGTGGCGGCCATCGGGGTCGACAGTGCCGTGGTCGAAGTCGGGGGAGTGGGCCTGCAGGTGTACTGCGACCCGGGCACGCTGGCCGGTCTGCGCCCGGGCCAGGAGGCCCGGATCGCCACCTCGATGGTGGTTCGCGAGGACTCGCTGACGTTGTACGGGTTCGCCGACGACGACGCGAAGAACCTGTTCGAGCTGTTGCAGACCGCGTCCGGGGTCGGGCCGAAGCTGGCCCAGGCCGCGCTCGCGGTGCTCAGCCCGGACCAGCTGCGCCAGGCCGTCGCGACCGAGGATCTCGCCGTACTGGTGAAGGTGCCCGGGATCGGGAAGAAAGGCGCGCAGCGGATCGTCCTGGAGTTGAAGGACAAGATCGGTGCACCGTCCAAGACCGTGACCGGGCGGCCGCTGCAGGCGCAGGAGGCGTGGCGTGATCAGGTGCAGGCGGGTCTTGTCGGCCTCGGCTGGTCCGCGCGGGACGCCGAGGACGCCGTGACCGCGGTGTCGCCGCTGGCCGCCGACAACCCGAACCCGTCCGTCCCCGACCTGCTGCGGGCCGCGCTCCGCGTGCTCTCGAAGGCGTAA
- the ruvC gene encoding crossover junction endodeoxyribonuclease RuvC: MRVLGVDPGLTRCGLGVVEGTPGKPPALVAVGVIRTPAELDVSRRLVQIEEELDAWIAKYQPDAVAVERVFAQHNVRTVMGTAQASGIAMVVAARRGLPVALHTPSEVKAAVTGSGRADKEQVTTMVTRILRLSERPTPADAADALALAICQVWRGGVASKLQQAATTRTNLEAAAQAQARLQVARLRAAVAAQQGKR; this comes from the coding sequence ATGCGGGTGCTCGGCGTCGACCCGGGACTGACCCGGTGCGGCCTCGGCGTCGTCGAGGGGACACCGGGGAAGCCGCCGGCGCTGGTCGCCGTCGGGGTGATCCGGACGCCGGCCGAGCTGGACGTGTCCAGGCGCCTGGTCCAGATCGAGGAAGAGCTGGACGCGTGGATCGCGAAGTACCAGCCGGATGCGGTCGCGGTCGAGCGGGTGTTCGCGCAGCACAACGTCCGCACGGTGATGGGGACGGCGCAGGCGTCCGGGATCGCGATGGTGGTGGCTGCCCGCCGCGGACTGCCGGTGGCGCTGCACACGCCGAGCGAGGTGAAGGCCGCGGTCACCGGATCGGGCCGCGCCGACAAGGAACAGGTGACCACGATGGTGACCCGGATCCTCCGGCTGAGCGAGCGTCCGACCCCGGCCGACGCCGCCGACGCGCTGGCGCTGGCGATCTGCCAGGTCTGGCGTGGTGGGGTGGCGAGCAAGCTTCAGCAGGCGGCCACGACCCGGACCAACCTCGAGGCGGCCGCCCAGGCACAGGCGCGGCTGCAGGTGGCCCGGCTCAGGGCCGCGGTGGCGGCGCAGCAGGGCAAGCGGTGA
- a CDS encoding GNAT family N-acetyltransferase: MTELRVVDVTEEQLDSVWQVRIRSFGPGGDRDEWKKNALQFVADQRILGVMDGADLVAAARIWPFEQWWSGRRVPMGGVAGVVVAPEYRGRGVGSLMMRDVLKRCAEKGYPLTALYPATTVLYRHLGYEFAGGRYKFSFQAADLRTLGGTGTAVRKAGVDDADRFLELASKAHAVRRSSGPLIWPRSEIEAWLKDEDNFAYLAEDGFVVYSWSDGDLSVDELIAGSEETARALWATVGSGSSIATTVHAYCAPSDPIHLLAEHEAQGDARINRWMLRLVDAPAALAARGYPEGAVLEVDLRIDDPELPTNTGDWHLSLADGAAQLKPADPSADAVRLGPRGLAALYAGTPPATLRVASLMAGGEDQDPALDAVFGGGTPYMLDYF, encoded by the coding sequence GTGACTGAACTGCGGGTGGTGGACGTCACCGAGGAACAGCTCGACTCGGTGTGGCAGGTACGGATCAGGTCGTTCGGCCCAGGTGGTGACCGGGACGAGTGGAAGAAGAACGCGCTGCAGTTCGTCGCGGACCAGCGGATCCTCGGGGTGATGGACGGTGCCGACCTCGTCGCCGCGGCGCGGATCTGGCCGTTCGAGCAGTGGTGGAGCGGGCGCCGGGTCCCGATGGGTGGCGTGGCCGGCGTCGTCGTCGCCCCGGAGTACCGCGGCCGTGGCGTGGGCAGTCTGATGATGCGGGACGTCCTGAAGCGCTGCGCCGAGAAGGGCTATCCGCTGACGGCGTTGTACCCCGCGACGACTGTTCTCTACCGGCACCTCGGCTACGAGTTCGCCGGCGGCCGGTACAAGTTCTCCTTCCAGGCGGCCGATCTGCGGACGCTGGGCGGCACAGGTACGGCGGTACGCAAGGCCGGCGTCGACGACGCCGACCGCTTCCTGGAGCTGGCGTCCAAGGCCCACGCGGTACGCCGTTCGAGTGGTCCGCTGATCTGGCCGCGGTCCGAGATCGAGGCGTGGCTCAAGGACGAGGACAACTTCGCCTACCTGGCCGAGGACGGCTTCGTCGTCTACAGCTGGTCCGACGGCGACCTCTCCGTCGACGAACTCATCGCCGGCTCCGAGGAGACGGCCCGGGCGCTGTGGGCCACGGTCGGTTCGGGTTCGTCGATCGCGACGACCGTGCACGCGTACTGCGCTCCGTCCGACCCGATCCACCTGCTCGCCGAGCACGAGGCGCAGGGCGACGCGCGGATCAACCGCTGGATGCTCCGGCTCGTCGACGCCCCGGCCGCTCTCGCAGCCCGCGGTTACCCCGAAGGCGCCGTACTCGAGGTGGATCTGCGGATCGACGACCCGGAGCTGCCCACGAACACCGGCGACTGGCACCTGTCGCTCGCCGACGGTGCCGCCCAGTTGAAGCCGGCCGACCCGTCGGCCGATGCGGTCCGGCTCGGTCCACGAGGATTGGCCGCGCTGTACGCCGGTACGCCGCCGGCCACGCTCCGGGTCGCCAGCCTGATGGCCGGGGGAGAAGACCAGGACCCCGCTCTGGACGCGGTCTTCGGCGGCGGGACGCCGTACATGCTCGACTACTTCTGA